In Vidua chalybeata isolate OUT-0048 chromosome 9, bVidCha1 merged haplotype, whole genome shotgun sequence, a genomic segment contains:
- the MED8 gene encoding mediator of RNA polymerase II transcription subunit 8, whose product MLKHEKTPLLRNQVIIPLVLSPDRDEEIMRQTEGRVPVFSHEVVPDHLRTKPDPEVEEQEKQLITDAARISPDAAQKQIQSLNKMCSNLLEKISKEERESESGGLRQNKQTFNPADTNALVAAVAFGKGLSNRRPPGSGASVQSGQPGAGAIIAGASGMQQVPMTGAPAQQQPMLAGVQMAPAGQPGKMPSGIKTNIKSASMHPYQR is encoded by the exons ATGCTAAAGCATGAGAAGACCCCACTACTGCGAAACCAGGTGATCATCCCCCTAGTGCTGTCTCCTGACCGCGATGAGGAGATCATG CGGCAGACAGAGGGGCGTGTGCCGGTGTTCAGCCATGAAGTAGTGCCCGACCATCTTCGAACTAAGCCTGACCCTGaggtggaggagcaggagaaacAGCTGATCACAGATGCAGCTCGAATTAGCCCTGATGCAGCACAG aaacAGATCCAAAGTCTGAACAAAATGTGCTCAAATTTGCTGGAGAAAATCAGTAAGGAGGAGCGTGAATCTGAAAGTGGAG gtttaagACAGAACAAGCAGACCTTCAACCCTGCAGATACCAATGCACTGGTAGCAGCTGTGGCCTTTGGGAAAGGGCTGTCAAACCGGAGACCCCCAGGCTCTGGGGCATCTGTCCAGTCAGGCCAGCCGGGAGCTGGTGCCATCATTGCAGGTGCTTCAGGCATGCAGCAGGTCCCAATGACAGGTGcaccagctcagcagcagccaatgCTGGCAGGAGTGCAGATGGCACCAGCAGGACAGCCAG GAAAAATGCCGAGTGgcataaaaacaaatataaaatctgCCTCAATGCATCCATATCAGAGATGA